In one window of Pirellulales bacterium DNA:
- the tsaD gene encoding tRNA (adenosine(37)-N6)-threonylcarbamoyltransferase complex transferase subunit TsaD, translating to MTRRLLALESTCDETAAAVVAEDLAVLGAAVATQHELHARFTGVVPEIASRAHVESMLPVIDQALRQAQCTLAEIDAVAVATTPGLAGSLVVGLAAAKALCVALDVPLLAVDHLQAHIYACRIAAGREVFPCVGLIVSGGHTSLYRCDGPLDFHLLGSTIDDAAGEAFDKVASMLGLGFPGGPAIERAATNGDPRAYDLPRPMLHEPHLQFSFSGLKTAVRYAIAGPGRIDFSALRLPSEDVANLAASFQAAVVEVLVGKALAALRKTGHGRLCVGGGVAANRLFREQLRDACNRQQVELHIAPPELCTDNAVMGAIAFERLRAGLVEPLDIDIQPGLLRPTVSN from the coding sequence GTGACACGCCGTTTGCTGGCGCTGGAATCGACCTGCGACGAAACGGCCGCCGCGGTGGTGGCCGAAGATCTGGCCGTCCTGGGCGCGGCCGTCGCCACCCAACACGAGTTACATGCCCGCTTTACCGGCGTCGTGCCCGAAATCGCCTCGCGGGCACACGTCGAGTCGATGCTCCCGGTGATCGATCAGGCGCTGCGGCAAGCACAGTGCACGCTGGCCGAGATCGATGCCGTGGCCGTGGCGACGACCCCCGGTCTGGCCGGTTCGCTGGTCGTAGGACTGGCGGCAGCCAAGGCGCTGTGCGTGGCGCTCGATGTGCCCCTGCTGGCCGTCGATCACTTGCAGGCTCACATCTACGCCTGCCGCATCGCCGCCGGGCGCGAGGTCTTTCCCTGCGTGGGTCTGATTGTCAGCGGCGGTCACACGAGCCTGTATCGCTGCGACGGGCCGCTCGATTTTCACTTGCTGGGCTCAACCATCGACGATGCCGCAGGCGAAGCGTTCGACAAGGTGGCCAGCATGCTCGGGCTCGGATTTCCGGGCGGGCCGGCCATCGAACGGGCAGCGACAAACGGCGACCCGCGCGCTTACGACCTGCCTCGACCGATGCTCCACGAGCCCCATCTGCAATTCAGCTTTAGCGGGCTGAAGACCGCGGTGCGTTACGCCATCGCCGGCCCGGGACGGATTGATTTTTCCGCGTTGCGCCTGCCCTCGGAAGACGTGGCCAACCTGGCGGCCAGCTTTCAAGCCGCGGTCGTCGAAGTGCTGGTGGGCAAAGCGCTCGCCGCACTGCGCAAAACTGGTCACGGGCGGCTCTGCGTGGGCGGCGGCGTGGCGGCGAATCGCTTGTTCCGCGAACAGCTTCGTGACGCGTGCAATCGGCAGCAAGTCGAGCTGCATATCGCGCCGCCCGAGCTGTGCACGGACAACGCCGTGATGGGCGCGATTGCTTTCGAGCGCCTGCGGGCCGGGCTCGTCGAGCCACTCGACATCGACATCCAGCCGGGCCTGCTGCGCCCGACCGTTTCCAACTGA
- a CDS encoding methyltransferase domain-containing protein gives MRRAWANHRVFFQEFRRNFHTTGAVLPSGKKLAQALTRHLHPGADQHATAPARRLLEVGPGTGAVTETIIGQMGQADTLHLVELNEAFVERLHHRFEHEPHFRRVAPRAQVFHCAVEHLPTEPTYDAIVSGLPFNNFEPELVEQLLASMCSLLRPGGTLSFFQYVGVRPARSFVSNARQRARLAGIGRALERALDQHEVQRELVWSNVPPAWVHHMRVESALRS, from the coding sequence ATGCGGCGAGCATGGGCCAACCACCGGGTATTCTTCCAGGAATTCCGCAGAAACTTTCACACTACCGGGGCCGTGCTGCCGAGCGGCAAGAAACTTGCCCAGGCGTTGACGCGGCATTTGCACCCCGGCGCCGACCAGCACGCCACAGCTCCTGCGCGCCGGCTGCTCGAAGTGGGGCCCGGCACAGGCGCCGTGACCGAAACGATCATCGGGCAAATGGGCCAGGCCGACACCTTGCACCTGGTCGAATTGAACGAGGCGTTCGTCGAGCGGTTGCACCACCGCTTCGAACACGAACCGCATTTTCGCCGCGTGGCGCCGCGCGCCCAGGTGTTCCACTGCGCGGTCGAACATTTGCCTACTGAGCCGACGTACGACGCGATCGTCTCGGGATTGCCCTTCAACAACTTCGAGCCGGAACTGGTCGAACAGTTGCTGGCCAGTATGTGTTCGTTGCTGCGTCCGGGCGGAACGCTGTCATTCTTTCAATACGTCGGCGTCCGTCCCGCACGCTCGTTCGTAAGCAATGCTCGCCAGCGTGCGCGGCTCGCCGGTATTGGCCGGGCTTTGGAGCGCGCGCTCGACCAGCACGAAGTTCAGCGCGAGCTGGTCTGGTCGAACGTACCGCCGGCATGGGTGCATCACATGCGCGTCGAATCGGCGCTGCGGAGCTAG
- a CDS encoding DUF1207 domain-containing protein, whose product MFATRTLLLIVACAGIAAAANASPPPDALNVAAGELTVEEPLVIDGDAYRVPGYGEPQQHFWPGPYFPQGFAGPTPAVRSPWQWTLLPDGLLYRSYLAGPNEPRFGGVFQHTEGVGNFWDITLGGRAGIVRYGNNSLEAPEGWQLDIEGAALPRLDLTSERDLQSVDFRFGVPITYAVGAYQAKVAYYHLSSHLGDELLEDDPTLVRDNYSRDVLVLGQGYFLTPDVRLYGEVGYAFYTSGTAEAWETQFGAEFSPAWPTGIAGAPFAAVNGYLHQELDWGGSFVAQVGWQWRGDYNRHLFRLGFQYFYGHSNQFQFLTRIEQQYGFGIWYDY is encoded by the coding sequence ATGTTCGCTACCAGGACACTCCTGCTGATCGTGGCCTGCGCGGGAATCGCCGCAGCGGCCAACGCATCGCCGCCGCCGGATGCGTTGAACGTCGCCGCGGGCGAGTTGACGGTCGAAGAGCCGCTGGTGATCGATGGCGATGCCTACCGGGTACCTGGCTACGGCGAGCCGCAGCAGCATTTCTGGCCTGGCCCCTATTTCCCGCAGGGATTTGCCGGGCCCACGCCCGCGGTGCGCAGCCCCTGGCAGTGGACGTTGCTGCCCGACGGACTGTTGTACCGGTCGTACCTGGCCGGCCCGAACGAGCCTCGCTTTGGCGGCGTGTTTCAGCACACCGAGGGCGTGGGCAATTTTTGGGACATCACCCTGGGCGGCCGCGCGGGCATCGTGCGTTACGGCAACAACAGCCTCGAAGCTCCGGAAGGCTGGCAATTGGATATCGAGGGCGCCGCCTTGCCGCGGCTCGATCTGACCAGCGAGCGCGATCTGCAGTCGGTCGACTTTCGCTTCGGCGTGCCGATCACCTATGCGGTGGGCGCCTATCAAGCCAAGGTGGCCTACTATCACCTCAGCTCGCACTTGGGCGACGAGCTGCTCGAGGACGACCCGACGTTGGTGCGAGACAATTACAGCCGCGACGTGCTTGTACTCGGTCAGGGCTACTTCCTGACGCCCGATGTGCGGCTCTACGGCGAAGTCGGCTATGCGTTCTACACCTCGGGCACTGCCGAAGCCTGGGAGACGCAGTTCGGGGCCGAATTCAGCCCCGCCTGGCCCACCGGCATCGCCGGGGCGCCGTTTGCGGCCGTTAACGGCTACCTCCACCAGGAGTTAGACTGGGGAGGCAGCTTTGTCGCCCAGGTGGGCTGGCAATGGAGGGGCGACTATAACCGGCATTTGTTCCGGCTCGGTTTCCAGTATTTCTACGGGCACAGCAATCAATTCCAGTTCCTGACGCGTATAGAACAGCAATACGGATTCGGGATCTGGTACGACTACTGA
- a CDS encoding S41 family peptidase, with product MRKRLVSCVVLAGLLLGFSLPSGVLADPAAAPAADAAAASQDEYYELYKVLVDTMDQVERNYVQDISRRELIEAAIQGVLQKLDPYSSYISREEMSRFRDSVESRFGGIGIQVGIEDGHLIIHTPLVGTPAYRAGLRSGDRITAIEGESTEGITIDQAVQRLKGEAGTEVHITVLHPGDEETEEVALKREVIEVETVLGDHRNEDDSWNFLLDEERKIGYVRITAFSRETADELHQAMDSLTKQGLRGLILDLRFNPGGLLTSAIEVSDMFIADGRIVSTKGRNTDERVWDAEKPGTYEGFPMVVLVNQYSASASEIVSACLQDHGRAIIVGQRTWGKGSVQNVVELEGGLSALKLTTASYQRPNGHNIHRFPDAKESDEWGVKPNDGFEVKLDDEQLLAMVEHRRQRDVVQRHGKPGQDATQQAGDEAGKTEADDPASADPQLRKALEYLRSQMSADQS from the coding sequence GTGCGGAAGCGACTCGTAAGCTGCGTCGTGTTGGCGGGCCTGTTGCTCGGATTCTCGCTGCCGTCCGGCGTTCTGGCCGATCCTGCGGCGGCCCCCGCGGCCGATGCGGCCGCCGCCTCGCAGGATGAGTACTACGAGCTCTACAAAGTGCTCGTCGACACGATGGATCAAGTCGAACGGAACTATGTCCAGGACATCAGCCGCCGCGAGCTGATCGAAGCCGCGATCCAAGGTGTGCTCCAAAAGCTCGACCCGTATTCGAGCTATATCAGCCGCGAGGAGATGAGCAGGTTTCGCGACAGCGTCGAAAGTCGTTTCGGCGGCATCGGCATTCAAGTCGGCATCGAAGACGGACACCTGATCATCCACACCCCGTTGGTCGGCACGCCGGCCTACCGCGCGGGCCTCCGCTCGGGCGATCGAATTACGGCCATCGAGGGTGAAAGCACCGAAGGCATCACGATCGATCAGGCGGTCCAGCGGCTCAAGGGCGAGGCCGGCACCGAGGTGCACATCACCGTGCTGCATCCCGGCGATGAAGAGACCGAAGAGGTTGCGCTCAAACGCGAAGTGATCGAGGTCGAGACCGTGCTCGGCGATCACCGCAACGAAGACGACTCGTGGAACTTCCTGCTGGATGAAGAACGGAAGATCGGCTACGTCCGCATCACAGCCTTCAGCCGCGAAACGGCCGACGAATTGCACCAGGCCATGGACAGCTTAACCAAGCAGGGACTGCGCGGCTTGATCCTCGACTTGCGGTTTAATCCCGGCGGACTGCTCACTTCCGCCATCGAGGTCAGCGATATGTTCATTGCCGATGGCCGGATCGTCAGCACCAAGGGACGCAACACCGACGAGCGCGTCTGGGACGCGGAAAAACCCGGAACTTACGAAGGTTTTCCCATGGTCGTGCTCGTCAACCAATATAGCGCGAGCGCCAGCGAGATCGTCTCGGCCTGCCTGCAAGACCACGGCCGGGCCATCATCGTCGGCCAGCGCACCTGGGGTAAAGGCAGCGTACAGAACGTCGTCGAGCTCGAAGGCGGACTCAGCGCCTTGAAGCTCACCACGGCGAGCTACCAGCGCCCTAACGGACATAACATTCACCGCTTCCCGGATGCCAAGGAATCGGACGAATGGGGCGTGAAGCCGAATGACGGATTCGAAGTCAAGCTCGACGACGAGCAATTGCTGGCCATGGTCGAGCACCGGCGGCAGCGCGACGTCGTCCAGAGACACGGCAAACCCGGCCAGGACGCCACCCAGCAAGCGGGCGACGAGGCCGGCAAGACGGAGGCCGACGATCCGGCCTCGGCCGATCCGCAATTGCGAAAGGCGCTCGAGTATCTCCGCAGTCAGATGAGCGCCGACCAGTCGTGA
- a CDS encoding PEP-CTERM sorting domain-containing protein (PEP-CTERM proteins occur, often in large numbers, in the proteomes of bacteria that also encode an exosortase, a predicted intramembrane cysteine proteinase. The presence of a PEP-CTERM domain at a protein's C-terminus predicts cleavage within the sorting domain, followed by covalent anchoring to some some component of the (usually Gram-negative) cell surface. Many PEP-CTERM proteins exhibit an unusual sequence composition that includes large numbers of potential glycosylation sites. Expression of one such protein has been shown restore the ability of a bacterium to form floc, a type of biofilm.), protein MLAPLRMSSICHDGFVQCGPALLVLGFLVMVLPAARGAVIFNNGTPQLVPTPAQGALFADANHVSFTEAAENFSLGAGQNVIRDVHWWGIYNTGTVPAADAFTIQVYNNNAAAPGTVNTTLNLLNLTRTATGTTFSGRMLYLYDAVVADVALTASTTYWLGISNNSGGNDWAWAQSANSGGNAHQYSVANGSFFQSNKSLAFNLTNEIVPEPTSLTLLSTGMALLGWASLARRRRRG, encoded by the coding sequence ATGCTGGCTCCCTTGCGAATGAGTTCGATTTGTCACGACGGCTTCGTCCAGTGCGGCCCGGCGCTCCTGGTGCTGGGATTCCTGGTCATGGTTCTGCCCGCGGCGCGAGGCGCAGTGATTTTCAATAACGGCACACCGCAACTGGTGCCGACCCCAGCCCAGGGGGCGTTGTTCGCCGACGCCAACCACGTGAGCTTCACTGAGGCCGCTGAGAATTTCAGCCTCGGCGCAGGTCAGAACGTGATTCGCGATGTGCACTGGTGGGGCATCTACAACACCGGCACGGTCCCCGCGGCCGACGCATTTACGATCCAGGTCTACAACAACAACGCTGCCGCCCCCGGCACGGTCAACACGACGCTCAATCTTCTCAACCTGACGCGGACCGCCACCGGCACGACATTTTCCGGCCGCATGCTGTACTTGTACGACGCGGTTGTCGCCGACGTGGCCCTGACGGCCAGCACCACCTATTGGTTGGGCATCTCGAATAATTCAGGGGGCAACGACTGGGCCTGGGCACAAAGCGCCAATTCCGGCGGCAATGCGCATCAATACTCGGTCGCCAACGGCAGCTTCTTTCAGTCGAACAAATCGTTGGCGTTCAACTTGACGAACGAGATCGTGCCCGAGCCCACGAGCCTGACGCTGCTGTCCACGGGCATGGCCCTGTTGGGCTGGGCGAGCCTGGCTCGCCGGCGACGGCGCGGCTAG